In the Bacillus sp. FJAT-42376 genome, CCAATCCCATTCCGGCGAAAAGGGTAGCTGGCGGAAGGCCTATCCCCGGTTTTTCCTTAGACTCAAAAGGAAAACGTGTATCTGACGAGCAAATCAAAGCGTACCTGGTCAAGCTGATCGGTGGTATGGAGGCGGTCTATGGGTATCGGAAACTGACAAGCTGCCTAAAACGGAAGCACCATCTGACCATCAGTAAAAAGAAGGTGTACCGTCTGTGCAAGGAAATGGGGATCCTGTTCCCTTTAAAAATTCGAAACAATAAGTACCCCAGAAAGATTGCCAGGAATCGAATCGTCACAGGTCCAAATCAAATGTGGCAGATTGACATCAAATATGGATACATCCCAGGCATAGAGCGTTTTTTCTACCTGGCAAGCGCGATAGACGTGTACGATCGGAAGATTGTCGGCTTTTATTTAGGGAGAACATGTGGCGGGAAAGATATCACAAAAATGCTTAAGACGGCTCTGAGAGCCCGTAAAATAGAAAATTCCGGCGAAGAGAAGCTGGTGCTTAGAACCGATAATGGACCCCAGTTTATCGGGATCCAATTTCAAGAGTTCTGCCTGGAAAACAAAGAAAGGCTGGAGCATGAACGAATTCCTCCAAAGTCACCTAATTTGAATGCTTATATCGAGTCCTTTCATAGCGTCCTCGAACGAGAGTGTTACCAGCGGCACGAATTCCAGACATTCGAAGAGGCCAATGAAGTCGTGAAGGAATACATTCAGTTTTACAATAACAAAAGACTGCATGGAAGCCTTGAGGACTGGCCTCCAGCTGTCTATTTTCAGAAACATAAAAAGGGTGAAGTAAAACCTAGAAAGATCGCTCTTTGAAAAACGGAGAAAACATTAGAATTCGGAAGAGCGTGTCCAAAATTAGGGGGCTCAACCGAAACCTCTCAAAATTCATCATAACGGTGGAAATTTATTATAACGATTTACTTCTAAAGAGGATGGTCTGGCGCCTGACCCGCGCTGCTTTACAGAACGAAAGCTCCGGCACCAGTTCTGCAACCCCTTGACACATAAGGGCTCAAAGGAACTGTCCTCTGTCCCCCGCTTCGGTGAAGGATGCCGGGACTGGCACCGTGCCAGTCCCCAAGAATTTTACCGGACTAAAGCTCTGGCACCGACTTCGCAAGCCCTTGATAAACAAGGGCTCAACGGATCCGGTCTCCGTCCCCTGCTGCGGTGAAGCAAGTCGGGACTGACCCCACCCTCACCGTTCTCCCCTAAAACCATGCCCTCCGTAATAGCTCAATTCCCACCACAATCTCTTCCTCCGTCACCCCGCCAAACCCTATAAAAAGCAGCGGTTTTTCCGGCTTTACCTTTACAAAATAGAGGGAGGCAGGATACACCTTCACTCCTTGACGCCCAGCGGCTGTGATGAGTTCTTCTTCGCTCATTCCGTTTTCCGCTTGGATAAGAATGTGCATCCCTGATTTTTCTCCGATGATCCGAATCCGATCTTGGAACACGGCCTGCATTTGCCTGATCAGCAGGCTGTGTTTTTTCCGGTAAT is a window encoding:
- a CDS encoding IS3 family transposase, translating into METLTDKVEFAKEWVEAGFAVTRVINIVGISKSTYYYQQANPIPAKRVAGGRPIPGFSLDSKGKRVSDEQIKAYLVKLIGGMEAVYGYRKLTSCLKRKHHLTISKKKVYRLCKEMGILFPLKIRNNKYPRKIARNRIVTGPNQMWQIDIKYGYIPGIERFFYLASAIDVYDRKIVGFYLGRTCGGKDITKMLKTALRARKIENSGEEKLVLRTDNGPQFIGIQFQEFCLENKERLEHERIPPKSPNLNAYIESFHSVLERECYQRHEFQTFEEANEVVKEYIQFYNNKRLHGSLEDWPPAVYFQKHKKGEVKPRKIAL